The DNA window CCATCCGCAAAACACCGCTGATGCGGGTCAAGGACGGAGACAACTACGTGCTGGTGGCATCGAGGGGCGGAGCGCCGACGCATCCTGTGTGGGTGTACAACCTCCGGTCAGACGCCAGCGTCGAGATCCGCGACGAGACCGACGTGTACTCGATGACTGTCCGGGAAGTCGAGGACGATGGTGAGCGCGCCCGCCTGTGGGACATCGCCGTCAAGGCCTTCCCGCCATACGCTGAGTACCAGGAGCGCACGAGCCGGACGATTCCCGTATTCGTGGCGGAGCCGGCTTAAAGAGGATGTGGTCTAGTATCTGTTCCTAGCGTTGCTACTATCTGCTTGCGCTAGGAACAGTGCGAGTCAGCGAGACAGACTTCAGCGTGCTTCCGGGCTCTACTTCGACTGTCCCCGGGTTGCTTGGTGAGGGGATGGGCTGTTCGTGTGACTCCATGCTTTCGACCCAGTCCCGCACAGCCTCCTCTGCGTTTGCCAGCGCCTCATCGATTGTGGTGCCCATTGCCACGCATCCGGGGAGGTCAGGGAAGACCACGCCGTAGGCTCCGTCCTCTCCATCAATTAGTACTGGATACTTCACGATTCCTCCCAACCAGCGTCCTTAGCGATTCTACGGGCTACTCCTGACGATACAGTTCGGTGGCGAGGCAGAATGATTGTGTGCGGTATGTCCGGATGTCGGTAAATGTCGTGGCCTCTGCCGTGTCGTTCCAGATACCAACCTTCACGGACTAGACGTCGCCTTATTCTGCGCGTCTGAGTCTCCATTACAAGGGAATTCTAGCACGCCACGACTTGTCTCGCCCCACTTGCCACCCTACCCTCCGCTACAATAACCTTCGGCCAAACCGGCTACCAGCTACGTTGAGTTGAGAGGAAGATCATGCCAGCCCTGCGCTTCGGTGCGTTTCTTGCGCCGCATCATCCCATAGGAGAAAATCCCACACTTCAGTTTCAGAGCAACCTCGAGCTCGTCCAGCTTATGGACTATCTCGGGTACGACGAGTTCTGGTGCGGCGAGCATCACTCGACAGGCTGGGAGATCATCGCATCTCCCGAGATCTTCCTTGCGGCCGCTGCGGAGCGCACTCACAGGATCATGCTCGGCACCGGCGTTGTCTCATTGCCGTATCACCACCCGTTCATGGTCGCTCAGCGAATGGTGCAGCTCGACCACCAGTCCAGGGGTCGCGTGATCTTCGGATCGGGCCCCGGCGCGCTGCCGTCCGACGCTCACACGCTGGGCATGGACCCTATGGTGCTGCGGGACAGGCAGGACGAGGCGATGGGTGTAATCCGGCGCCTGTTCGAGACCGACGATCGCTTCACCTACGAGTCCGAGTGGTTCACACTGCGCGACGCCAGGCTCCAGCTAAAGCCGTTGCAGGAGAAGATGGAGTTTGCGGTCGCCTCGATCCTCACGCCGTCAGGCATGACGCTCGCCGGCAAGCACGAGGCCGGAGTTCTCTCGATCGGCTCTATGACGAAGGCCGGAATGCGCTCGCTCCCGACCCAGTGGAGCTTCGCAGAGGAGTCGGCGGCCCAGCACGGCAATAAGGTCGACCGCAAGAACTGGCGCATCGTGATGAACTGGCACATCGCTGAGACCCGCGAGGAGGCTCGCAAGCAGGCGCGCGATGGCCTGATGCTACACAACAACGAGTACACCGTCGGCACCCTCGCCGCAGGCCAGGGGACGATCTACAAGACGCCGGACGAGGCCGTCGACGACGTCGCCTACTCCGACGAGAGCACCGCGGTCATCGGCACCCCCGACGACCTCGTTGCAAAGATCCACGACATGATGGAGCTTACCGGGGGCTTCGGGTGCGTCATCGGCTTCGTTCACGACTGGGCGAACCGCGAGAACACGCGCCGTAGCTGGGACCTCGTCGCTCGCTATGTCGTCCCGCAGGTCAACGGGCTGCTTGACGACTACCTCGACTCGTACAAGTGGGTCAACGAGAGCCGCGAGACGTGGCTGCGCGCCAATGACGCGAGGATGAACAACATCAACCAGCACGAGCGCGCTGCCCAGGTGGTGGAGACCGAGGGGCTGGAAGGCGAGAAGGTTACCGCTGATTAGGCGTCCTTCGACAAGCACAGATGACGGCCAACAGACCCCCTCTCCCTCAGGGAGAGGGCTGGGGTGAGGGTGAAACGCCGGTCGCCAACTTCCTTGCCCTTTTTTGCACGGGGACAGAAAAATGACCTACGAAAACCTGCTGCTCGATCGCACCGACTCGGTGCTGACCATCACAGTGAACCGGCCTGAGGTCCGCAACGCGCAGAGCCGCATGATGCTGGAGGAGTTCGACGACGCGCTGATGAGCGTGGCTGACGACGACTCGGTCCGCGTCGTCATCGTGGCCGGAGCTGGCGAACACTTCTCGTCGGGACACGACCTCGGAAGTCCGCAGGAGATGGCCGACAGGGAGGAGCGCCCATACGCGCCCGGTATTTCCGGTGCGTACACCCGGAGCTGGAACCTGAATATGGCGAATACGCTCAGGTGGCGCGACTTCCCCAAACCGACCATTGCGCAGGTGCAGGGCTACTGCATCATGGGCGGGCTGATCCTAGCGACTGCGTGCGACCTGATCGTCGCTGCAGACGACGCCCGGTTCTCCGACCGCACCGTCCGCTGGGGAGGTCCGCACGTGCAGTTCGCCAGCCTGCCGTGGGAGATCGGCTTCAGGAAGGCCAAGGAGTACCTGTTCACCGGCGACTGGATCGACGCGCAAGAGGCGGAGCGTCTTGGGCTGGTCAACCGCGTGGTGCCCGCCGACAAGCTGGAGGAGGAGACGATGGCGCTCGCGCAGCGTATCGCGCTCCAGGACCCGTTCGCGGTGAGAATCTCCAAGTACTCAGTCAACCAGATGCAGGATGAGATGGGCTTCAGGTCCGGAGTCAAGAGCGCGTTCCAGACGCACGCGCTGTCGGTCGCGTACCGTCGCGAGCGCGATGATGCCCTTGGCGAGGAGCGCGCGGTCGGCATCAATCGTGCGAGGGAGCGCGACAAGAGGTTCGGCGACTTCGGTGACCGGCGGTGACCGTGTCGGCACTCTCCGACCTGCGGGTCGTTGATCTGTCTGTCGGTGAATTCGAGGGCATGGCAGGCGCGTTCTGCGCCAAGATGTTCGCCGACTTCGGCGCGGACGTCATCAAGGTCGAGCCACCTGGAGGCGATCCCTCCCGTAAGCTCGGCCCCTTCCCGCACGACAACCCCGACATAGACACCGGTGGGATGTTCAGGTACCTGAACACCAACAAGCGCGGTGTGACGGTCGACCTGAATTCGTCAGAAGGTCGGGATAGATTACAAGATCTTTGTGCGACGGCAGACGTGGTGGTAGGGGCAGGTTTGAAACCCCGTATCACGTACGGGGCAGGCTCTGCCCCTACGCTGACATACGCTGACCTCGTGGTATTAAATCCCGGCATCGTCGTCGTGTCCGTCACGCCGTTCGGACAGACCGGCCCGTGGCGCGACTACCAGGCTACCGATCTCGTGATGTATGGCGCCTCTGGGCAGTCCTACGTCAACGGCTCGCCTGACCGCGAGCCGCTGAAGGAGCCGGGCGACGAGTCGTGCTTCCAGGCCGGGGCATGCGCCTTTCTCGGTGCGATGACCGCGCTCGCGCACAGGGACCTGACCGGCGAGGGCCAGCACGTCGATCTGTCGATGCAGGAGGCTGCCGTCTCGGCGTTCAGCCCCCAGGTGCTGGGAGCTATGCACCGGGGCGCCCCGGAAAAGAGAGGATCGACGCCTCTGCTGCCGTGTAAGGACGGCTACGTGTCCCTGAACGTCCGCCACGACGCGACGTGGGAGTACATGTGGCTCTTCTTCGACGACCCCGACATAGCCTACAACCCGAGGTACGCCACGACCGCGGACCGTAGGCGGCACGCAGCCGAGATCGAGGAGATGCTGCGGCCGCACCTCGCACGTCACACGATGGAGGACCTGTTCCACGGCCTGGCCCCGCTGAGGCTGCTGATCGGCATGACCCTCACCGTAGACCGGCTGCTGATCGATCCCCACCTGGAAGAGCGCGACTTCTTCGTACGCTCCAACCAGCTTAAAGCTGGACATGAAAAAGGCACGATGCCCGGCGCGCCATTCAAGATGAGCGCGACACCATGGACGCTGAGGTCGGAGGCCCCGGATCTGGGCGAGCACGACGCGGAGCTACAGGGCGATTAGCTGCTAACGCGCCGCAGCGGCTGTCCCGTGCGGTAGGTGGCGACTCGCCAGAGCCACTCGGCGGGTCCGAACAGGAAGCGACTCAGCCACGCCTGCGACCACCATATCTGCAGCGCCCACACCGCGAACACAAACAGCAGCACGGCGGCTCGGTTTACGAAGTCGACGTCGCCCAGCAGGGTCGTAAGCACCAGCACTCCCAGCACCGTCTGCGTCAGGTAGTTGGTCAGCGCCATCCTCCCGACCGAGCGCAGGCGCCCCTTGAGCCAGCTATCCGCGCGGTTGTTCCAGAGGATGATGATGCTCATGTATCCCAGAGAAGCAGGAATCGTGCCGAGTGTGTTGGGTATCTGGCCGATGAAGGCGATCTCGCGTGAGTAGTCGTTCATGGCTGTGATAACTACTCCGGCGGCGGCGAGCGGAAGGCCGATGGCCAGCCCGACAGTTGCGGTCAGTCGGTACGTTCTCTCCGACATCCCTCCGTTCATGAAGCCGGTGCGATACAGGCCGGCCCCGATGAGGATCAGCCCAAGCGCGCGCAAGAAGTAGCCCAGCAGGAAGAGGACCGCGATCGGATCCTCGGTCGAGATATCCCCTGTTGTCCAGAGCCCTGACAGCGATACGGTCGTCGTGTCGGCCATGTTCTGGGCGAACAGTGAGCAGCCAACAGACAGCGCAAACGCGACAGCTCCTACGGAGATCAGCGCCCGATTCGGCAGCTTTCGCATCGCTACGAGGAAGAACGATGCTATCGCGTAGGACATCAGCACATCGCCATACCACAACAGGCTGTGAAGGATGCCGATTCCCAGCAGCAGCACGTTCCGCCACAGGTTCAGCACAACCGCGCGCCTTCCCCTGCTGGCGGCGCGGTCGATGAAGAGAATCATCCCCGCTCCGAAAAGCAGCGAAAACAGCCCCATGAACTTCTGGTCGACGAATACCTCGCCGAAGATGCCAACCGCCCAGTCGAGCCAGGTCTCAGAGCCGCCCGCGCTCAGGTTGAAGTAGGGCGCAGGGCCGAACTTGAAGGAAACGGCGTTCATCAGCAGAATGCCGAGCACCGCAACCCCGCGTATCAGGTCGAGGCTGGTTATGCGGGCTGATTCCCGGACGGTGCCGGAATCGGTGGGCTGGGTCTGTGCTGACACTGGGTCGCACTCCTCGGACGGGATTGTATTCGCTCAACTACTCTTCCGGCAGACAACGTCGCGGAGTCATGGCCATCGAACTGATTGAAGCAGCAAAGAAGATGGGCCGAGTGCGGCCTGCTCAGACTGAAACGGCATTACGTGAACTTGGGAACCATGTTCGGCTTCCCGGCGCAAAGGAGTTACTCCTTTGCGTTGCCGCTCAGAGACTCCATGGCGGAACCTAAGTTCATCACGAAGAAGAACACCCCTACGGAAATCAGGAGCGCACCACAAGGAATCCCCCGTCGCCAGAGCAACGGGGGCTTCCGTCGGTTCACGCTGTTGGCCTCCTTTATCGTTCGAGGACTATCCCTGCGCAACAGATTCTACGCTGCTAGCACCCGGAAGCGCACGAGTCCCAAGTTGAAGACCGACCGAGTTCCAAGTAAATGTTGCCGAGCGACGAGAAGTCGAACTCGTCTGGATGGGCGACCGAACCTCCGAACAGCGTTCCCATGAGTTTCACATTGTTCCCAGAGCTAGGCTTTAGCACCGGTGCGCCGCTGTCTCCAGTGGATGGATTGTCACTGTCGCCGGTAACTTCTGCAGTTACGACGCAAATGATCCTTATGTTGGGCAAGAAGATTGCATACCCACAGGTTTCGATGACCTCTGCTGTCTGCCAGCCTTCCGATCTGCCCACGTAGTAGATTTCGTCACCTACACTGACGCTCGCGGAGTCCGAGGTGATTGTGAACGTGGTCCCGGCCGGACCGACATCGGTTTCGCCAACTTCTTCAGGCTTGGCAACTTCACCCAAGTCCAGACTCATGTCACTATCAAGTTCGGCGAATGCTGCGTCTGAGTACCGGCAGACCCACCCGTCTGGGCATTGATCGTGGTCGATGTTGTACAGCACCGGGTCAATGGTCGCCTCAGCGACTATGTTTTCACCGACCAATGGGTCGTTCGGCTGGTGGATGTCCGCATCATCGACGCCACCTACGTCCTTGTCCTCGTTCGTGCAGTGCGAGGCGACAACCAGGCCTTCCACGTCGTCTCGTTCAGTGACAAAGCCGATTGTACAGGTGTTCGTGTACCAACCGGTCTCATGTTGAATCCCACCCACGAGAGGACGCCACTTTGCCCGCGAGCAACCTTGAGTAGTTCTCGCTAATGGCCACGGCTCCGTCTGGAATCCCCAGCGTCTCCATTATCCGGCGCACGTCGTCGATCTGGTCCGCATCGAAGAGACCGATCCGGATGCGGTTTTCGACCTCTCGTATCGATGCCCTGGCAGGCAATATGCCGCTTTCGATCAGGGCCCTGGACGGCGATCACTCGGGAGACCTGGCGATCACTGCTGTATGCTGCCCGGAACGCGGCCTCAGCAGCGGTCGTCTTTGTGACGTCCTTCATGTAAACGTAGACGGTACTCTTGTCGGTTTTGTCGAAGTAGTAACCCCCGAAACCACCCTCGTGTTCCTTTGCGATTACAGCCAGCTGGTGCTCGGGGTTCACCATTCTGCCGTCACTGTCGAACAGGTTACGAACTGCGTCCTCCCTGATCGTGTCCAAATCGACAGGGCCTGTGTCGGAGGGTGCATCACTCCCGCTCTGGGCCAGCACTAACGTTGTGCCAATGGCGGCCAGCAGCACGAGAGCAGCAATGGAGGCACCAACCGTTCGCATTCTGGTAAGCATGTTATGGCCTTTCCTGGGACGCTACATCAAGGCCATGAGTCTAAGGCGTCCCATGTACTGGGATTTCTGACTCG is part of the Dehalococcoidia bacterium genome and encodes:
- a CDS encoding nitroreductase family deazaflavin-dependent oxidoreductase — its product is MAEYIPSPTEWVRDQVEQYEGSGGTEGTTLRETGLPVIIVTNRGNKTGAIRKTPLMRVKDGDNYVLVASRGGAPTHPVWVYNLRSDASVEIRDETDVYSMTVREVEDDGERARLWDIAVKAFPPYAEYQERTSRTIPVFVAEPA
- a CDS encoding type II toxin-antitoxin system HicB family antitoxin; the protein is MKYPVLIDGEDGAYGVVFPDLPGCVAMGTTIDEALANAEEAVRDWVESMESHEQPIPSPSNPGTVEVEPGSTLKSVSLTRTVPSASR
- a CDS encoding type II toxin-antitoxin system HicA family toxin: METQTRRIRRRLVREGWYLERHGRGHDIYRHPDIPHTIILPRHRTVSSGVARRIAKDAGWEES
- a CDS encoding LLM class flavin-dependent oxidoreductase, encoding MPALRFGAFLAPHHPIGENPTLQFQSNLELVQLMDYLGYDEFWCGEHHSTGWEIIASPEIFLAAAAERTHRIMLGTGVVSLPYHHPFMVAQRMVQLDHQSRGRVIFGSGPGALPSDAHTLGMDPMVLRDRQDEAMGVIRRLFETDDRFTYESEWFTLRDARLQLKPLQEKMEFAVASILTPSGMTLAGKHEAGVLSIGSMTKAGMRSLPTQWSFAEESAAQHGNKVDRKNWRIVMNWHIAETREEARKQARDGLMLHNNEYTVGTLAAGQGTIYKTPDEAVDDVAYSDESTAVIGTPDDLVAKIHDMMELTGGFGCVIGFVHDWANRENTRRSWDLVARYVVPQVNGLLDDYLDSYKWVNESRETWLRANDARMNNINQHERAAQVVETEGLEGEKVTAD
- a CDS encoding enoyl-CoA hydratase is translated as MTYENLLLDRTDSVLTITVNRPEVRNAQSRMMLEEFDDALMSVADDDSVRVVIVAGAGEHFSSGHDLGSPQEMADREERPYAPGISGAYTRSWNLNMANTLRWRDFPKPTIAQVQGYCIMGGLILATACDLIVAADDARFSDRTVRWGGPHVQFASLPWEIGFRKAKEYLFTGDWIDAQEAERLGLVNRVVPADKLEEETMALAQRIALQDPFAVRISKYSVNQMQDEMGFRSGVKSAFQTHALSVAYRRERDDALGEERAVGINRARERDKRFGDFGDRR
- a CDS encoding CoA transferase, with translation MTVSALSDLRVVDLSVGEFEGMAGAFCAKMFADFGADVIKVEPPGGDPSRKLGPFPHDNPDIDTGGMFRYLNTNKRGVTVDLNSSEGRDRLQDLCATADVVVGAGLKPRITYGAGSAPTLTYADLVVLNPGIVVVSVTPFGQTGPWRDYQATDLVMYGASGQSYVNGSPDREPLKEPGDESCFQAGACAFLGAMTALAHRDLTGEGQHVDLSMQEAAVSAFSPQVLGAMHRGAPEKRGSTPLLPCKDGYVSLNVRHDATWEYMWLFFDDPDIAYNPRYATTADRRRHAAEIEEMLRPHLARHTMEDLFHGLAPLRLLIGMTLTVDRLLIDPHLEERDFFVRSNQLKAGHEKGTMPGAPFKMSATPWTLRSEAPDLGEHDAELQGD
- a CDS encoding DUF418 domain-containing protein — translated: MSAQTQPTDSGTVRESARITSLDLIRGVAVLGILLMNAVSFKFGPAPYFNLSAGGSETWLDWAVGIFGEVFVDQKFMGLFSLLFGAGMILFIDRAASRGRRAVVLNLWRNVLLLGIGILHSLLWYGDVLMSYAIASFFLVAMRKLPNRALISVGAVAFALSVGCSLFAQNMADTTTVSLSGLWTTGDISTEDPIAVLFLLGYFLRALGLILIGAGLYRTGFMNGGMSERTYRLTATVGLAIGLPLAAAGVVITAMNDYSREIAFIGQIPNTLGTIPASLGYMSIIILWNNRADSWLKGRLRSVGRMALTNYLTQTVLGVLVLTTLLGDVDFVNRAAVLLFVFAVWALQIWWSQAWLSRFLFGPAEWLWRVATYRTGQPLRRVSS